A window of Ruminococcus champanellensis 18P13 = JCM 17042 contains these coding sequences:
- a CDS encoding (2Fe-2S) ferredoxin domain-containing protein, whose translation MKVTVCIGSSCHIKGSHQVVEQLQKLVAEHQLGDRVELTGTFCMGKCQQGVCVTLDDQFYSVTPDTAAAFFQEHILHKA comes from the coding sequence ATGAAAGTAACCGTTTGTATTGGTTCCTCCTGTCACATTAAGGGATCTCACCAGGTGGTGGAGCAGCTGCAGAAGCTGGTTGCGGAGCATCAGCTGGGGGATCGTGTGGAGCTGACAGGAACCTTTTGCATGGGCAAGTGCCAGCAGGGCGTGTGCGTAACACTGGACGATCAGTTTTACTCTGTCACGCCGGACACCGCTGCTGCTTTTTTTCAGGAGCACATTCTGCACAAGGCCTGA
- a CDS encoding 4Fe-4S dicluster domain-containing protein produces the protein MRKIALNQLDQLFAEIASAKTLYLPTDTKAGAKYTKWQQGAVLSDALNTVRSAKDFFFPQTENLMDFKVEGKNIEVIDTRSECEDFVLFGVRACDVKSFEVLDRVFLAEPVDSYYKNRREHGIILSLACTRPQETCFCGTFGIDAAEPEGDVVCYKTADALYLDAKSEKGNALLESLTCLTEDADTAPVEAQKAQTRTHLAKLPLAGLKTDGFGAGTTSKFFDAPEWKDLSATCLGCGTCTFVCPTCQCYDIKDFNTGHGVKRFRCWDSCMYSDFTKMSAGQPRLTQLERFRQRFMHKLVYYPTNNDGMFSCVGCGRCLAKCPIQMNIVKVMKKLGGSVND, from the coding sequence ATGCGTAAAATTGCGTTGAATCAGCTGGATCAGCTGTTTGCAGAGATTGCGTCTGCAAAGACCCTGTATCTGCCCACGGATACCAAGGCTGGTGCAAAATATACCAAGTGGCAGCAGGGCGCAGTGCTGTCCGACGCCCTGAATACGGTGAGAAGCGCCAAGGATTTCTTCTTCCCCCAGACCGAAAATCTGATGGATTTCAAGGTGGAGGGCAAGAACATTGAAGTCATCGACACCCGCAGTGAGTGCGAGGATTTCGTGCTGTTCGGCGTGCGGGCCTGTGACGTGAAGAGCTTTGAGGTTCTGGACAGAGTTTTCCTTGCAGAGCCTGTGGATTCCTATTACAAGAACCGCCGGGAGCATGGTATCATCCTGTCCCTGGCATGCACCAGACCCCAGGAGACCTGCTTCTGCGGCACCTTCGGCATTGACGCTGCGGAGCCGGAGGGGGATGTGGTCTGCTATAAGACGGCGGATGCTCTGTACCTGGACGCAAAGTCTGAAAAGGGCAATGCTCTGCTGGAGAGTCTGACCTGCCTGACAGAGGATGCGGATACCGCTCCGGTGGAAGCGCAGAAGGCACAGACCCGGACACATCTTGCAAAGCTGCCTCTGGCGGGACTGAAAACCGATGGGTTTGGGGCAGGCACCACCAGCAAGTTCTTTGATGCGCCCGAGTGGAAGGATCTGTCCGCTACCTGTTTGGGATGCGGCACCTGTACTTTTGTTTGTCCCACCTGTCAGTGCTACGACATCAAGGATTTCAACACCGGTCACGGGGTCAAGCGGTTCCGTTGCTGGGATTCCTGCATGTATTCGGACTTTACCAAAATGTCCGCCGGTCAGCCCAGACTGACTCAACTGGAGCGCTTCCGTCAGCGCTTTATGCACAAGCTGGTATACTATCCCACCAACAATGACGGAATGTTCTCCTGCGTCGGCTGCGGTCGCTGTCTGGCAAAATGCCCGATCCAGATGAACATTGTCAAGGTGATGAAGAAGTTAGGAGGCAGCGTCAATGACTGA
- a CDS encoding CoB--CoM heterodisulfide reductase iron-sulfur subunit A family protein — MQRIGVFVCHCGTNIAGTVDVKAVAQAIKNEPGVVFSTDYQYMCSQAGQEMIKQAVADNKLTGIVVCSCSPRMHEATFRKTAAAAGLNPYMVEIANIREQCSWVHKEMPIGTEKAIILAKAAVAKVNLNAPLTPGESPVTKRALVIGGGIAGIQTALDIADAGFPVDIVETKPTIGGKMAQLDKTFPTLDCAACILTPKMVDVAQNEKIRIFSYSEVTDVKGFVGNFDVTIKRKARYVKEDVCTGCGACTEKCPQKKVPNEFNLGMDNRRAIYIPFAQAVPKVATIDPNYCTMLKTGKCGVCSKVCTAGAIDYKAKDEFVEEKYGAIVVATGFNPISMEKFDEFAYSQSKDVITSLELERLMNAAGPTGGTLLRPSDHEHPHTIVLVQCVGSRCSACAEKGKEYCSKICCMYTAKHAMLIRDKYPDTDVYVFYIDVRTPGKNFDEFYRRAVEEYGVHYIKGMVGKVTPEGKKLHVQASDLLDNKQLHIDADLVVLAAAIEPDKSARPLATMLTASMDTNDFFTEAHPKLRPVESPTAGVFLSGTCQGPKDIPETVSQAGAAASKVIGLLCKDKLTGNPCIAHSDEMMCNGCSTCEKVCPYGAITYVEKEFRMPDRTTKVRRVASVNEAVCQGCGACTVACMSGAMDLRGFRNKQIMAEVDAICK, encoded by the coding sequence ATGCAGAGAATTGGAGTTTTTGTCTGTCACTGCGGTACGAACATTGCCGGTACGGTGGATGTGAAGGCGGTTGCACAGGCGATCAAGAATGAACCCGGTGTTGTTTTCTCCACCGATTATCAGTATATGTGTTCCCAGGCGGGACAGGAAATGATCAAGCAGGCAGTTGCGGACAACAAGCTGACCGGCATTGTGGTTTGCTCCTGCTCTCCCCGTATGCACGAAGCTACGTTCCGCAAGACTGCGGCAGCAGCCGGACTGAATCCCTATATGGTGGAGATCGCCAACATCCGTGAGCAGTGCTCCTGGGTACACAAGGAGATGCCCATCGGTACAGAAAAGGCGATCATCCTGGCAAAGGCTGCGGTTGCAAAGGTGAACCTGAATGCGCCTCTGACTCCCGGTGAAAGTCCGGTTACCAAGCGTGCGCTGGTCATCGGCGGCGGCATTGCCGGCATCCAGACGGCGCTGGATATTGCAGACGCAGGGTTCCCGGTGGATATTGTGGAAACCAAGCCGACCATCGGAGGCAAGATGGCACAGCTGGATAAAACATTCCCCACCCTGGACTGTGCAGCCTGCATTCTGACCCCGAAAATGGTGGATGTGGCACAGAACGAGAAGATTCGTATCTTCTCCTACTCTGAAGTGACCGATGTGAAGGGCTTTGTAGGCAACTTTGATGTGACCATCAAGCGGAAGGCTCGTTACGTCAAGGAGGATGTATGTACCGGCTGCGGCGCATGCACCGAAAAGTGTCCCCAGAAAAAAGTGCCCAATGAGTTCAATCTGGGCATGGACAACCGCCGTGCCATTTACATCCCCTTTGCACAGGCTGTGCCGAAGGTTGCGACCATTGATCCCAACTACTGCACCATGCTGAAAACCGGCAAGTGCGGCGTCTGCTCCAAGGTGTGCACCGCCGGCGCCATTGACTATAAGGCAAAGGACGAGTTTGTGGAGGAAAAGTACGGTGCCATTGTGGTTGCCACCGGCTTTAATCCCATCTCTATGGAGAAGTTTGACGAGTTTGCATACTCCCAGTCCAAGGACGTCATCACCTCTCTGGAACTGGAGCGTCTGATGAACGCTGCGGGTCCCACAGGGGGAACTTTGCTGCGCCCCTCCGACCATGAGCATCCCCACACCATCGTGCTGGTGCAGTGCGTTGGTTCCCGGTGCTCCGCATGCGCAGAAAAGGGCAAGGAATACTGTTCCAAGATCTGCTGTATGTACACTGCAAAGCACGCTATGCTGATCCGTGACAAGTATCCGGATACGGACGTGTATGTGTTCTACATTGACGTGCGTACGCCCGGTAAGAACTTTGACGAATTCTATCGCCGTGCCGTAGAGGAATACGGTGTCCACTACATCAAGGGCATGGTTGGAAAGGTAACGCCGGAGGGGAAGAAGCTGCATGTTCAGGCTTCTGATCTGCTGGATAACAAGCAGCTCCACATTGATGCGGATCTGGTGGTTCTGGCTGCTGCCATTGAGCCGGATAAGTCCGCCCGTCCTCTGGCAACCATGCTGACTGCCAGCATGGATACCAACGATTTCTTCACCGAAGCCCACCCCAAGCTCCGTCCGGTAGAAAGCCCGACAGCCGGTGTATTCCTGTCCGGCACCTGTCAGGGCCCGAAGGATATTCCGGAGACGGTTTCCCAGGCAGGCGCTGCTGCATCCAAGGTCATCGGTTTGCTGTGCAAGGATAAGCTCACCGGCAATCCCTGCATTGCCCATTCGGATGAAATGATGTGTAACGGCTGCTCCACCTGTGAGAAGGTTTGCCCCTACGGTGCCATCACCTATGTGGAGAAGGAATTCAGAATGCCCGACAGAACCACAAAGGTTCGACGTGTGGCGTCCGTCAATGAGGCGGTCTGCCAGGGCTGCGGTGCATGTACCGTTGCCTGCATGTCCGGCGCAATGGATCTGAGAGGCTTCAGAAATAAACAAATTATGGCGGAGGTGGACGCAATATGCAAGTAA
- a CDS encoding GNAT family N-acetyltransferase, which translates to MGGEYINLSPGNLMQEHLCCIIRQKAQHPGVEAKRRWLAARLPEGHMFRKLDAKGCAFIEYAPLERAWVPILGENFLYIYCLWVDGALKHHGYGHALMEYCIFDAQSKAKSGICILGADKQKAWLLDQSFAKQFGFQTVDQTENGYQLLAMSFDGSKPRFAPQVHHPEIPEQKLVIYYDMQCPFILERVEKLKAYCTAHRIPATFVLVDTLVKAKNLPGVFNNFAVFYHGKLQTVNQLNPVMLEKMLDR; encoded by the coding sequence TTGGGTGGGGAGTATATCAATCTGTCGCCCGGGAACCTGATGCAGGAGCATCTGTGCTGCATCATCCGGCAAAAAGCACAGCATCCCGGTGTGGAGGCGAAACGGCGCTGGCTAGCTGCCAGACTGCCGGAGGGACATATGTTCCGGAAGCTGGATGCCAAGGGCTGCGCATTCATTGAGTATGCGCCTTTGGAGCGTGCCTGGGTGCCGATTCTGGGTGAAAATTTCTTGTACATTTACTGCCTGTGGGTGGATGGAGCGCTGAAGCATCACGGCTATGGGCATGCGTTGATGGAATATTGCATTTTCGATGCCCAATCCAAGGCAAAGTCCGGAATTTGCATACTGGGAGCAGATAAGCAGAAGGCGTGGCTGTTGGATCAGAGCTTTGCAAAGCAGTTTGGATTTCAGACGGTGGATCAGACAGAAAACGGGTATCAGCTGCTTGCCATGTCCTTTGATGGCTCAAAGCCCCGATTTGCGCCCCAGGTGCATCACCCGGAGATCCCGGAGCAAAAGCTGGTGATCTATTACGACATGCAGTGCCCCTTTATCCTGGAACGGGTGGAAAAGCTCAAGGCTTACTGTACGGCTCACCGGATTCCTGCAACCTTCGTGTTGGTAGATACCCTTGTAAAGGCGAAAAATCTGCCCGGCGTGTTCAACAATTTTGCCGTGTTCTATCATGGAAAGCTGCAAACAGTCAATCAGCTGAATCCGGTGATGCTGGAAAAGATGCTGGATCGGTAA
- a CDS encoding hydrogenase iron-sulfur subunit has product MQVNEYQPLIVAFCCNWCSYAGADLAGNNRLNYPANIKIIRVPCSCRVNPMFILRAFQRGADGVILCGCHPGDCHYTSGNYYTRRRMALLFSMLDYLGIEKERTRVEWVSAAEGAKFAATMNDFAKTVAALGENKRLEDLRCKK; this is encoded by the coding sequence ATGCAAGTAAACGAGTATCAGCCCCTGATCGTGGCTTTCTGCTGCAACTGGTGCTCCTATGCCGGTGCAGATCTTGCCGGGAACAATCGTTTGAACTATCCCGCCAACATCAAGATCATCCGTGTACCTTGTTCCTGCCGTGTCAATCCTATGTTCATTCTCCGTGCCTTCCAGAGAGGTGCGGACGGGGTGATCCTTTGCGGATGCCATCCCGGGGACTGTCACTATACATCCGGCAACTACTATACACGCCGCCGTATGGCTCTGCTGTTCTCCATGCTGGACTACCTGGGCATCGAGAAGGAGCGCACCCGTGTAGAATGGGTTAGCGCAGCTGAGGGCGCAAAGTTTGCTGCCACCATGAACGACTTTGCCAAGACCGTTGCGGCGCTTGGTGAAAACAAGAGACTGGAGGATCTGCGATGCAAGAAGTAA
- a CDS encoding 4Fe-4S dicluster domain-containing protein, with protein sequence MQEVKREVLVSKASELLKNGTVDRVLGWKAGEFDYDITPAVFHTSEELEQDFVWNDFCGANFSKYLVSETGKSENKILVFLKPCDTYSFNQLLTEHRFDREKVYAVGVGCNGMLDVAKLRSGAEGILRVHTEDPDKVAVETLYDGTVTLDRAELLPDRCVNCKSRKHVAYDELLGSDGEVLDCHRFDEVEQIERMTPDERYAFWQGELSRCIRCNACRDVCPACTCEKCVFDNPQSGVENKAPATSFEEQMFHIIRAFHVAGRCTDCGECSRVCPQHIPLHLLNRKFIKDIDNFYGDYQAGAEVGSRAPIVNYRTDDLEPGEAVERGGEHA encoded by the coding sequence ATGCAAGAAGTAAAACGTGAAGTTCTCGTATCCAAGGCTTCCGAACTGCTGAAAAACGGCACAGTGGATCGTGTACTCGGTTGGAAGGCCGGAGAATTCGATTACGATATTACGCCCGCTGTATTCCACACTAGCGAAGAACTGGAACAGGATTTCGTCTGGAATGATTTCTGCGGTGCGAATTTTTCAAAATATCTGGTATCAGAAACAGGGAAAAGCGAAAACAAGATCCTGGTATTCCTCAAGCCCTGTGATACCTATAGCTTCAATCAGCTGCTGACAGAGCATCGCTTCGACCGGGAAAAGGTCTATGCGGTAGGCGTTGGCTGCAACGGCATGCTGGATGTGGCAAAACTCCGCTCCGGCGCAGAGGGCATCCTCCGTGTTCATACGGAGGATCCGGACAAGGTTGCAGTGGAAACCCTGTATGACGGCACCGTAACATTGGATCGGGCAGAGCTGCTGCCGGATCGGTGCGTCAATTGCAAGTCCAGGAAGCATGTTGCCTATGACGAGTTGCTTGGCTCCGACGGGGAAGTGCTGGACTGCCACAGATTCGATGAGGTGGAGCAGATCGAGCGCATGACCCCGGATGAGCGCTATGCCTTCTGGCAGGGTGAGCTGTCCCGGTGCATCCGCTGCAATGCCTGTCGTGATGTATGTCCCGCATGTACCTGTGAAAAGTGCGTGTTTGATAATCCCCAGTCCGGTGTGGAGAATAAGGCACCGGCAACCTCCTTTGAGGAACAGATGTTCCACATTATCCGGGCATTCCATGTGGCTGGTCGCTGCACCGACTGCGGCGAGTGTTCCCGTGTCTGCCCCCAGCATATTCCGCTGCACCTGCTGAACCGGAAGTTCATCAAGGATATTGACAACTTCTACGGGGACTACCAGGCTGGCGCAGAGGTTGGCAGCCGTGCCCCCATCGTAAACTACAGAACCGACGATCTGGAGCCGGGCGAAGCAGTGGAAAGGGGTGGCGAGCATGCGTAA
- a CDS encoding FAD-dependent oxidoreductase, translating into MYSKEFQESLKAVEAAREANIAYEPARMTAQEKEDLLAAYHPDYKKSEFATLQIGPNKGESVPHELCEMLQAHSRIQAKDVDLDNVKYDVDVLIIGGGGAGASAAIEADNAGAKTMIVTKLRIGDANTMMAEGGIQAADKPNDSPAIHFVDAFGGGHYAAKRELLAKLVCDAPEAIHWLNDLGVEFDKAPDGTMITTHGGGTSRKRMHAAKDYSGAEIMRTLRDEVLNRGIPVVDFTAAIELILDENGKAAGAVLMNMETKELMVARAKTVIIATGGAGRMHYQGFPTSNHYGATADGLVLGYRVGAKLLYAETLQYHPTGAAFPQQIFGALVTEKVRSLGAKLVNRDGKVFMHPLETRDVAAASIIRECSDHAEGVDTGSGLAVWLDTPMIEKIGGEGTIEKRIPAMMRMFASYGIDIRKEPILVYPTLHYQNGGLDINVNGMTTNVENLFVAGEAVGGIHGKNRLMGNSLLDIIVFGRSAGQNAAAAAKDTKVGKLTLDHIARFDAEREAAGISTDAVSPKLLPDYRYQK; encoded by the coding sequence ATGTATTCAAAGGAATTTCAGGAATCTCTGAAGGCAGTGGAAGCTGCAAGAGAAGCGAATATTGCATATGAGCCGGCGCGCATGACCGCACAGGAGAAGGAAGATCTGCTGGCGGCATACCATCCGGATTACAAAAAGAGTGAATTTGCCACACTGCAGATCGGCCCCAACAAGGGGGAATCCGTGCCCCACGAGCTTTGCGAAATGCTCCAGGCTCACAGCCGGATTCAGGCTAAGGACGTGGATCTGGACAATGTGAAGTATGATGTGGATGTGCTGATCATCGGCGGCGGCGGCGCAGGTGCATCTGCTGCCATTGAAGCGGACAATGCAGGCGCAAAGACCATGATCGTCACCAAGCTGCGGATCGGCGACGCCAACACCATGATGGCAGAGGGCGGTATCCAGGCTGCTGACAAGCCCAACGATTCTCCTGCCATTCACTTTGTGGACGCATTCGGCGGCGGTCACTATGCCGCAAAGCGGGAGCTGCTGGCGAAGCTGGTTTGCGATGCACCGGAGGCCATTCATTGGCTCAACGATCTGGGCGTAGAATTTGATAAGGCACCGGACGGTACGATGATTACCACCCACGGGGGCGGTACCTCCAGAAAGAGAATGCATGCGGCAAAGGATTACTCCGGCGCTGAGATCATGCGCACCCTGCGGGATGAGGTTCTGAACCGGGGCATCCCGGTGGTGGATTTCACTGCTGCCATTGAGTTGATCCTGGATGAGAACGGCAAGGCTGCCGGCGCAGTTCTGATGAACATGGAGACCAAGGAGCTGATGGTTGCACGGGCAAAGACCGTTATCATTGCAACCGGCGGTGCGGGTCGTATGCACTACCAGGGCTTCCCCACCTCCAATCACTACGGCGCAACTGCGGATGGTCTGGTGCTGGGCTATCGTGTAGGCGCAAAGCTGCTGTATGCGGAGACCCTCCAGTATCACCCCACTGGCGCCGCATTCCCCCAGCAGATCTTCGGCGCACTGGTCACCGAGAAGGTGCGTTCTCTGGGGGCGAAGCTTGTAAACCGGGACGGCAAGGTGTTCATGCACCCACTGGAGACCCGTGATGTGGCGGCTGCTTCTATTATCCGGGAGTGTTCTGACCATGCAGAGGGTGTTGACACTGGCAGTGGTCTGGCAGTCTGGCTGGATACACCCATGATTGAGAAGATAGGGGGAGAGGGTACCATCGAAAAGCGGATCCCTGCCATGATGCGTATGTTTGCAAGCTATGGCATTGACATCCGGAAGGAGCCGATCCTGGTTTATCCCACCCTGCACTACCAGAACGGCGGTCTGGACATCAACGTGAACGGCATGACCACCAATGTGGAGAACCTGTTTGTAGCCGGTGAGGCTGTGGGCGGTATCCACGGCAAGAACCGTCTGATGGGCAATTCCCTGCTGGACATCATCGTATTCGGACGCAGCGCCGGTCAGAATGCTGCCGCTGCTGCAAAGGATACAAAGGTGGGTAAGCTGACGCTGGATCACATTGCAAGGTTTGATGCTGAGCGTGAAGCAGCCGGCATCAGCACAGACGCTGTTTCTCCGAAGCTCCTGCCGGATTACCGGTATCAAAAATAA
- a CDS encoding FAD/NAD(P)-binding protein, protein MTDIKEPLIPVVGVVTDIRIDTPDVKTFRVVTPEGKKAFEHKPGQCAMLSIPGVGEAMFSITSSPTNTEFMEFSIKKCGCVTEWLHSMEVGQQITIRGPYGRPFPVDTDFAGHDMLFIAGGIGLAPLRSVINYCRHYRDRYGKIDIVYGSRSMQDLVDYKEIIDEWAKDTGVNVYLTIDREQPEWDGHVGFVPNYVKELGFSTDKIAVLCGPPIMIKFTLAGLQELGFDKTQVYTTMELRMKCGIGKCGRCNIGAKYVCKDGPVFRCDEIDELPDEY, encoded by the coding sequence ATGACTGATATCAAGGAGCCGCTTATTCCTGTAGTGGGCGTTGTAACCGATATCCGGATCGACACGCCGGATGTAAAGACCTTCCGGGTGGTAACACCGGAGGGGAAAAAGGCGTTTGAGCATAAGCCCGGACAGTGTGCGATGCTGTCCATTCCGGGCGTAGGTGAGGCGATGTTCTCCATTACCTCCTCTCCTACCAATACAGAGTTTATGGAATTTTCCATCAAAAAGTGCGGATGCGTGACCGAATGGCTCCACTCCATGGAGGTAGGGCAGCAGATCACCATCCGGGGACCCTACGGCAGACCCTTCCCGGTGGATACGGATTTCGCCGGACACGACATGCTGTTTATTGCCGGTGGTATCGGTCTGGCGCCTCTGCGCTCCGTCATCAACTACTGCCGCCATTACCGGGATCGGTACGGCAAGATCGACATCGTTTACGGCTCCCGCAGCATGCAGGATCTGGTGGACTACAAGGAAATCATTGACGAGTGGGCAAAGGATACGGGCGTCAACGTATATCTGACCATTGACCGGGAGCAGCCGGAGTGGGACGGCCACGTTGGCTTCGTGCCCAACTACGTCAAGGAACTGGGCTTTTCCACCGACAAGATCGCAGTGCTTTGTGGTCCCCCCATCATGATCAAGTTTACCCTGGCTGGCTTGCAGGAGCTGGGCTTTGACAAGACCCAGGTCTACACCACCATGGAGCTTCGCATGAAGTGCGGCATCGGCAAGTGCGGCCGCTGCAACATCGGCGCAAAGTATGTCTGCAAGGACGGACCGGTGTTCCGGTGCGACGAGATCGATGAGCTGCCGGATGAATATTAA
- a CDS encoding 4Fe-4S dicluster domain-containing protein — protein MENMVNIYLFGKQYSVPDNLTIMRAMEYAGYQLVRGCGCRNGFCGACATIYRIKGDRELKTCLACQTKVENDMYVATLPFFPLVKQVYDMEKIKPTEQIMMQLYPEIYACVGCNACTKSCTQSLNVMQYIAYAQRGEFDKCAEESFDCVMCGVCSSRCPAGISHPQVAMLARRLNGKYLAPKTQHLEDRIKEIKDGTFTELIESLMQKPIEEIKELYNNREIEK, from the coding sequence ATGGAGAATATGGTGAATATTTACCTCTTCGGTAAGCAGTACAGCGTTCCGGACAATCTGACCATCATGCGTGCCATGGAGTATGCAGGATATCAGCTGGTACGGGGCTGCGGCTGCCGGAATGGTTTTTGCGGCGCATGCGCTACAATCTACCGGATCAAGGGTGACCGGGAACTGAAAACCTGTCTTGCTTGCCAGACCAAGGTGGAGAACGATATGTATGTGGCAACGCTGCCCTTTTTCCCGCTGGTCAAGCAGGTTTACGATATGGAAAAGATCAAGCCCACCGAGCAGATCATGATGCAGTTGTATCCGGAGATCTACGCCTGTGTTGGCTGCAATGCCTGCACCAAGAGCTGCACCCAGAGCTTGAACGTCATGCAGTATATTGCATATGCACAGCGGGGCGAATTTGACAAGTGTGCTGAGGAATCCTTCGACTGCGTAATGTGCGGCGTATGCTCCTCCCGCTGTCCTGCCGGGATCTCCCATCCCCAGGTAGCTATGCTGGCTCGCCGGCTCAACGGCAAGTACTTAGCCCCCAAGACCCAGCATCTGGAGGATCGGATCAAGGAGATCAAGGACGGTACCTTCACAGAGCTGATCGAATCCCTGATGCAGAAGCCCATTGAGGAGATCAAAGAGCTTTACAACAACCGTGAGATTGAAAAGTAA
- a CDS encoding 4Fe-4S dicluster domain-containing protein translates to MRKFDTKVQHLKYKVLREVARQAWNDTLLDNLLDIPKIIVPGNTPTMRCCVYKERAILGERVKLAMGGDEENPNVIQVIEIACDECPMGGYEVTNACRGCLAHRCEDVCRFGAITFDYQHVAHIDKSKCKNCGACAKVCPYTAINCRRRPCENACKIKALHMNENKAAAIDNDKCISCGACVYQCPFGAITDKSYILNVIDMIKKSDHNKNYKVFAVVAPSISSQFTYAKLGQVVSGLKELGFHTVVEAALGADMVADAECKELAEKGFLTSSCCPAFVDYIEKSFPDLLPYVSHNLSPMAAISKYLKEHEDAPCKVVFIGPCTAKKAEVRKESVRPYVDEAMTFEELQALFDSRDIDITQLQEDVLDNASYFGRIFARCGGLSDAVAEGLKENGITNFELKACACDGIEECRQALLKKKVNRLDANFIEGMACVGGCIGGAGCLTHGEKNRTEVDKYGKEAMEKTIRDAISMLK, encoded by the coding sequence ATGCGAAAATTTGATACCAAGGTGCAGCATCTAAAGTACAAGGTGCTTCGGGAGGTTGCCCGGCAGGCATGGAACGATACTCTGCTGGACAATCTGCTGGATATTCCGAAGATCATCGTGCCGGGCAATACGCCTACCATGCGTTGCTGTGTATACAAGGAGCGGGCAATTCTGGGGGAGCGTGTCAAGCTGGCAATGGGGGGCGATGAGGAAAATCCCAACGTGATCCAGGTCATTGAGATTGCCTGCGATGAATGCCCTATGGGTGGATATGAGGTCACCAATGCCTGCCGGGGATGCCTGGCTCACAGATGCGAGGATGTATGCCGGTTCGGCGCTATCACCTTTGATTATCAGCACGTTGCGCATATTGACAAGTCCAAGTGCAAAAATTGCGGTGCCTGTGCCAAGGTATGTCCCTATACTGCCATCAACTGCCGGAGACGTCCTTGTGAAAATGCATGTAAGATCAAGGCGCTGCATATGAACGAGAACAAGGCGGCAGCCATTGACAATGATAAGTGTATTTCCTGCGGTGCCTGTGTGTATCAGTGTCCCTTTGGCGCCATTACGGACAAATCCTACATTCTCAATGTGATTGATATGATCAAAAAGAGCGATCACAACAAGAATTACAAGGTGTTCGCAGTGGTTGCTCCCTCCATTTCCAGCCAGTTCACCTATGCAAAGCTGGGTCAGGTGGTATCCGGGCTCAAGGAGCTGGGTTTCCACACGGTGGTGGAGGCTGCGCTGGGCGCAGATATGGTGGCAGACGCAGAATGCAAGGAGCTTGCAGAAAAGGGATTTTTGACCAGTTCCTGCTGTCCGGCGTTTGTGGACTATATTGAGAAATCCTTCCCCGACCTTCTCCCTTATGTGTCCCACAATCTGTCGCCTATGGCGGCAATCTCCAAGTACCTCAAGGAGCATGAGGATGCTCCCTGTAAGGTGGTATTCATCGGCCCCTGTACTGCAAAAAAGGCGGAAGTGCGCAAGGAATCCGTCCGTCCCTATGTGGATGAGGCAATGACCTTTGAGGAACTGCAAGCGCTGTTCGACAGCCGGGATATCGACATTACCCAGCTACAGGAGGATGTGCTGGACAATGCCTCTTACTTTGGCCGGATCTTTGCCCGGTGCGGCGGCTTGTCAGATGCGGTGGCAGAGGGCTTGAAGGAAAATGGTATTACCAATTTTGAGTTGAAGGCCTGCGCCTGCGATGGCATTGAAGAATGTCGTCAGGCTCTGCTGAAGAAAAAGGTCAACCGGCTGGATGCCAACTTTATTGAGGGTATGGCATGCGTGGGAGGCTGCATCGGTGGTGCAGGCTGTCTGACCCACGGAGAAAAGAACCGGACAGAGGTTGACAAATACGGCAAGGAAGCCATGGAAAAAACCATTCGGGACGCTATTTCCATGCTGAAATAA